The Microscilla marina ATCC 23134 nucleotide sequence AATGAATTAGGTTATTTTTGTAGTTTTACTAAGCACCGTTTATGACCCTATTTTACCTTCCCGCCATTGTTCTATTTTGGGGTACCACACCTGCTCATATTCGGGGTAACGCACCAAAGTGTAATGGTTGTCTACAAATTGATTAGGGTTGCGTAAAAATGTAAAATGGATGTCTGAGAAACTGGCACTTTGGGCATAAGTCCACATCTCTTTATTACGGGTACGCACTACTCTGGTAGGGTTGCCAAACACAATAAAAACCATTCCCTTATCAGTTTTCCAACCTGGTTTATAAGTAGTAAAAAACTTGTTGGCAAGTTTTACCCGGCGGTAATATTCACGAATGCTTCGTTTGGCTACCTTTATGTTGCCCGACATAAGCTCAAGCCAAAGCCTGTCTAAATCTTTTTTCTTTTCCGACGATTGCTTGAGCTTGTTCAACTCACCTTTGGTAGTAATGTATGTCAATGGATCTATCAAGTCTACTATTTTGCTAAATTTAGGGTAACGGTGTTCGGCTACAATAAAACTAATGCCATAGTATTGGTTAGTGTCTGCCTGTACTATATACAAGCCTGGTTTTTTAAGGTTCAACTGAGTATTAGTTTGTACCTTAAATGTACTGTCCACTTCCATTTTTTTCTTAATGTTACGACGCGACAATGACATAGGTGGACGAGCCGCCTTAAAGTTATGCTTATAGTGCTTTATAAGGAGGGTTTTATTGGTACCAGCCAAGTCCTTGATTTGAATGCTGGCTTTATTTAAAAAGTAGTTGCGAAAAAGAGGTTGCTTGCCTTGGGCGTCAAAAATACTAAAGCTTTGGCGTATTTTATTTACAACAAACTCTAGGGGTACATCCAAAGTGATTCTTTGCCCGGTTTTGCTGTCATTGGCTTCTATCAACATTACAGCACTGGGCATTGTTTTTTTGGGTATGCTAAAGTTGTAATAAAAATCAGCTCCTTGTTTGGTTATTGTTTCTGGAGTAAGCTTGAGAGTTTGGGTTTCTATAAATTCTTTACTACGGTAATTAGGCAAAACCCCGTACTTCAACGATACATCCTGTAGCATTTCTATCAGGTTTGAAGCATTTCTTAAGCGTGGGATATTAAGCTGTAAAAAAACATGTAAACGTTCATCTTTTGCTATTACCCGGTGTAGCATAGTCATAGGTTTGGCAATAGAAGGTCTTTTTCGGGTAGTAGCAATCGCTTTGGGTTTCGAGGTAGAGTTGGTTGTCTTTTTATTAGACGTTTTTTGCCCAGTGCTAAGCAAACACCCTTGCAGGGGCAAGAAAAGAGGCACAATGGCAAAAAACATGAACAGCAATCTTTTTCTCATTGTATTATTGGTTTGTTGTATTATCCTTAAATCTAACAGGTAAGCAGGATGAATGGTTAGGGTACACACTATTTTAATGACCATACAAAAAGGCAAATCCCCTATTTTGTCAAAACTCAAATTCAAGTTACAAAATTTTGTAACCTGCCTGTATATTCTTGACAAAGATATACTAAAAAGCACAGCAGGCTACCAAAAAGTGATGTACAATAATCAGTGTAGATTGTGGATAACTTTTATTAACATTCGATACTAAAATTGTCGATATATCAAGCTGCTATTTCCAACTTGCTGATAATAAGGAGTATACCTTGATATATAACAATGCTAACTGACACAAAGTTGATTCAATCAGTGAGGAACAAGTAAAGTTATGCACAATAGTCAATATAAAATGTGGATAACTTTTGTTAACATTCGACACTAAAATTGTCGATATGCCGCAACTTACTCAGGGTAACAATTATGTAGTGAAAAAATGAAATTTAAATATACTCTTGTTACCTTTACCAAAAACCCCTTAAAATTATGTTGTTAGCTGTAGACATTGGTAATTCTAATATTGTATTAGGGCTTTATCATCAGAACGAATGGATGTACCACTGGCGTTTACAAACCATTACCGAAAAAAGTGCCTCTGAGTACGAAATGAACCTTCGCACCTATTTTCTTGAACAAAATCTGGCAATCAGCGATGTCAATCATATTGCGCTAAGCAGCGTAGTACCAGGACTTATTCCTGTATTGCGCGATATGTTATGGCATTTGTTTGGCAAAGAGCCATTGGTGGTTACTCCTGAGGTAATTAAGCAACTACCGGTAGGTGTACAAAAGCCTCACGAAATAGGCTCCGACCTGGTAGCAAATGCAGTAGCAGGCTATGATATGTTTAAAGATAATTGTATTGTAGTTGATTTTGGTACAGCCCTTACGTTTACTACAATATCAACAAAAGGTAATATTTTAGGTGTAGCCATTGCTCCAGGGCTCAAAACTTCTATTTATGCATTGTATAAAAACACCGCCAAACTGCCTGATATAGAAATTCCACTTGAGTTGCCTGACTCTGCCATTGGAAAAAACACCGAACACGCTTTACAAGCAGGGGTTTTGCTAGGGTATGTGGGGTTGGTAGAGCACTTGATTGCTCATATTCGCCAAGAGTTAGGAGGAAACTGTAAGATAGTAGCTACAGGAGGATTGTCATCGGTTATTATTCCTCTCAAGCAACAGTTTGATGCTATAGAGCCAATGTTGACAATGGATGGTTTACGTTTGATTAATGAGTACATGCATCAAAAACAGGGGTGAGTTTGTTGAGAAAGGGAGCGTGTTTAGTCAATTACATTTCGGGTTGGTCAATGGCCTGTAGTTGAAACATTACCTGGGTACCTACCCCTTCTTCGCTTTCAATTTCAAGTTGTCCACCGTTTTTTTCTACAAACTCTTTACATAACAACAGTCCAAATCCAGTACCTTTTTCATTGGCAGTACCGTGGGTAGATAAGTGAATTTCGGGCGAAAATATTTTTTCCAATGCATCTGCTTTGATTCCTACACCTTTATCGATAATACTTACCTTAATAAAGTCCCCTTCTCTTTTTGTATAAATGTTTATTTGGTTTTTGGGATAGGTAAACTTGATAGCATTAGATAATAAGTTGCGTAACACAAAATCAAGCATATTTTTATCTGCTTTTACATAAGTTTGAGGCTCAATATGAATCATCAGGCTTATTTGTTTCTCAAGGGCTGCTTTTTCATACAATACCACATTGTCTTGAATAACAGGGGCAAGGTCAAATTCTTCTGGCACATATTCAAAGTCATCGGTTTGAACAAGTGACCATTGCAAGAGGTTTTCCAATAAATCTATAACACGTTGTACAGCCTTGTCCATATCTTCGGCAAAGTGCCGAATCTCGTCTTTTGAAAAACCGTTGATGTGGTGTAGTAAAACCTGTAAAAAACCTTTGATCGTATTGAAGGGGCTACGTAGGTCGTGTGATAGTATTGCAAGCAACTTGTCTTTTACTACATTAAGTTTTATGAGGTGCTCTTCTGATGCTTGTGATAGCTCGTTTACATTATTGAGTTCTTCGTTTTGGTGTTCCAGTATAAGTGACTGCTCCCTTATTTCAGTAAGTTGGCGCTGCATTTCCTGCAACATGCGATTAAAGTTGCGGGTAAGCTGCCCTACTTCATCCTGTGAGTTACTTTCTTTGATAGAGAGGTTTTCTGAAAAATTACTGTTGACTGTTTTGTTAATGTACCGAGACAAACCCACAATGGGGCGAGTGATCACAGTTGAAAAATAAATGCTCATAACAATGCTCAATACTACTGTTGCAATAACCATTGCAATAAATATATTCTCGAAATCGGCACTTATATTGGCTGCTCGTTGATTGATTTTACTTACAAAGTTTTGGGTAAACTTTGAAAGGTTGTCGGCGTAAGCTCGTAACTCGTGGGTGAGCCCCTTGCCAGCTCCTACTCCAATACGTTGTTTGAGCGCTACCATTTCTTTGAATGTTTTTAGGTAGTCTCTGAGTAGTTGTTGTGCCCTAATTTTGTCATTGTGGCGTACTTGTGGGTTAAGTATTACATCTGTTTGCCATTGTAGGCAAAGCTTTTCTAACTGTTGGGCGTATTTTATATCTTTTAGTATGAGGTAATCGCGCTCGTATTGTTTAAGGGTTAACAGCTTGATTTGATTAAGTGAAGTAAGCTTTTCTAAGGCCTCAGTGTATCGCTGCATTTCACCTTTGATGCCGTAATTTTTGAAACCCAAACGACGGGTAAGTTGTACTATTTGATCAAAAGATGTCTCATAGTTTTGTAACTCGTGTAGAATTTTTTTGGCTTCAGTTTCTACTACAGTCTGGTCTATGTCGAGTGCTTGCACCTCTTCAAAGCTTACCAGTGTATATAAATGTTTATTAACATCTGCTACCAAATTTTTGTGCTTTGTAATGTACTTACTACTGCCTTGAGCATAAAAGTTGGGATTGTTGGTTTCATAGTCAAAAAAATCTTGCTCCAGCTTGATCACCTTAAAAGTATTTACCAACACATTTTCAAGGTTAACAGCAATGGTAGATATTTTACTGCTTTTGCTATGAAACCAAAAGCCTATACTAGCAACTACTATGATGATAATGCTAAAAAACAAAAACGTAGTCAAAAGCTTGAATCTCAAAGAAATAAACTTGGGCAACATAAAAGTTAAGGAGTAAAACTAGTACTTGATCTACTAGGAAGCCAAAGTACTAGTGTTGATAAGCAATAAATTAGCCTGAGAAATTAGGGGAAGAAAGGCTTTAAAATAACCTTTGTTGAGTATTACTACTTGCCTTAAAAGCATCCTTATAGATTTGTAGATTTTCTTCATCAAAACAAACAAAAATAACCGATTCAAGGCTTGCTCCTTCGTCACTTTCTACAAAATCGCTGACTGTTTTGATGGCTATATCTGCGGCTTTACGTTTAGGAAATTTATAAATCCCTGTGCTTATATTAGGAAAAGCCACCGTTTTAAGTTCGTGGGCCACTGCAAGTTTGAGGCTGTTTAAGTAGGCACTCTTTAGCAATTCTTTTTCGTTATTATACCCTCCCGACCAAGTAGGTCCTACTGTATGAATGATATGTTTAGCAGGGAGCCTTCCAGCAGTTGTAATCACTGCCTCTCCTACTTTACAACCTCCTTGTCGGGCAATTATTTTATAACAATCCCTTAGTATATCTTCGCCACCTTTGCGGTGAATGGCTCCATCTACACCCCCGCCACCTCGTAACGAAGTGTTGGCTGCATTTACAATAGCATCTACTACTTCAATGGTTAGGTCCCCTTGTTTATAACTAATTTTTGAGTTCATATATTTTAAGTGTTAAATAACTGACAAGAGCGAATAGTTGATAAGATACAAATTTATTTGTACCTGCCCAAAAATTGGCTTTTAAGCTACTTGTTTATCAGCAATGAAGCAAATATTCTTAAATTGTTCGCGGAAAGGTACTATATTATTTAAAACCCTTAAAGGCTTCTTTTGAGTCGATACTGGGTGAGTGTAATAGCGTAAAAGAAGTGGCCAGTCAAATCAGTGTGTTTAAGCAAGTATTGTCAAAAAATCCTCCCAAAATCTGGCAAGAATTTTTCATCGCTTTGACGCAAAAAGCATATCAATTGAATAACCAAAACAATGAGTATTTGATTTATCAATTACCGGACAATCCTGAGTTAATACGTTTGATAGCCAAAGATGAGTTTTTGCGTAAATATATTATCAGGGCAGAGTATCACAGTGTATTGATACCTCATAAGCATAAAGCCAAAGTGAAAAAGTCGGGATTTTTGATTGTGCTTGAGTGATAAAGCCAGTTTATCACTCAAGCAACTGATTAAAATTTAGCCTGCTTGTATAAGAATTTGCCTTGCTACGGGCAACAGCTCTTGTTGTAGGTTTAAATCAAACTTGCTAAGACTGATTTGATCGCCTCCTTCAAATGAAATATCAATTTTGTATACATTATCTATTGATGCCTTTATTTCTATAAGAGAAGCCGCTGCTTGGGGCTTGTAGGCTTCATAAGCTATCAATGCTTCTTCATTTTGTTGGTAAGCCTTGGTTGTCTTGATCTTTTCGCCTGTAACACTCCTTTTATCATGCTTAAAAAGCTGATCAATTACTTGGGTATTTTTTAGAATATCAGCAAGACTTATTTTTGACTGAGGTAGTTCCCAGGTAAAGTCATAACCTACATTCTTAGACTGAATGATATACCCTTTGGTGGTTTGCTGATTGGTAAGTGTAAACTCTGTAGCTTGTTTTTCTAAGGCTGATACATCAAAGAAACCAATGGTATAGCTCGTTGGTTTTTTGCTTAGGTAATTAGCATACTTTTTTCTAAGTGCAAAAGGCAAGCGCTGATCGGTTGCTTCAGCATACCCGACTTGTTTTTGTTCTTGGTATAGCTTCTTGCTTTGTGCAATTGTTTTACGATTGGTAGGAAAGGTTTGTTTTTGCATTTGTCCATTGGTACCTACTACTCCTTCGTTTACAACCAACTCTTTGTCAGAGGCAAGCACCTCCCAAAATTGCTGCCCATTTTCCAGGTATTTATGAAAGGTATCATTGCTATCAGGACCAAACCTGTATACACGGTAGCGTCCATTATGGTTAAACTGCCAGCTTTCTTCAGCAGTTACTTCATCCATCAAAGTGGAAACTTCTGCCTGAAGCGCCTGAAACCCTTGTTGACGTAGTTTATTTTTTACATCTAAGGTGGTAGTGGTGCCAAATGCTTCTATCAGGTCTTCAGCTGCTTCTTTTACGGCGTCTTTGGTAAGGGTTTTCATAAGGTTGATAAATGCTAGGTGATTTTGACTAAAACCTTCATTTTAACATTTGAAGATACTAATTAAACTGAAAAAACAGCAGGTAAAGTCGTTGTTTTAGGCTATAGAATTAAGATTTATTTTTTGCTTAAAACTGGTGCTTGGCAAATGTTACTTACCAGCATTTCCACTTCTTGAGCGAATATTTTGACCATTACGTCCAGTACGGCTTTGGTATCTATAAAAAGCCCTTACTTTATTTTCTCGCTCATCGTCATAAAACGGTGAAGTACGTCTGCTATTTCTCGAGAATGTGCTGCCCGTTCCATACAAGTTCTTTTCATTACTTTTGCCGTAATAAGACTGACGTTCCCGATAATTATGAAAGTAATTCATAAAACGGGTTTTAGACACAGGATAAGCCTGTATATTACATATCCTTGCCATATTGCGGTACCTTCTTCTAAACCTCCAGGTAATTTGATCTTGTTTGGTTACCCATCTACCCATTTTTTTGTTTCCTATGTAATAAGCATAACCCGGTGGCGAAACAATCAACGAAACCTGATCGCCTTGTGGAGAGCCCTTTTTAGAAGCTATTTGCATATCAAGGTTATGATAATGTTCAAAGAACATGTCTTTGCCAACTGGTAAAAAATCAGTGACACTTACTTTCATACGGCGAGGGTTATCAGCATTGGTTATTACCTTATACTTGTGTTTAAAGCGGGCATTGTTTGGGGCTGATTTTGACCATCCTTCTACATCCATATTATAGAGTATTACAAACATTGGAAGCTTGCTTTCAGGTGTTTTGTCCAAAATATCTTTCAGCGGATTGGCATGTTCATTTTTGCTAATGACCACATAAGACATTAAACCTGTAAGTACAATTGCAGCAACAAAGTATATGGTAGATCTTTTCATAGTTGATAAAATATTGTAATGCTTAAAGTTAATGATTTTTGGGGCAAGTATTGGAGTGTAGGCAATAAAAAAACAGTCTGAATATTGCATCCAAACTGTTTTGATTTTGATATATTTTGAGAAATTAAATACTATTGTATTAAAAGCAAGGAAATTACTTTCCAGAGCTTCCACTTCTTGATCTTGAGCTGTAACCACTACGACCACTTGAGCGAGAAGAACGGCTGCTAGAGCGATACTTGCTGTAAGATGAGCGAGTACGGGTAGAACGACCACTGCTGTAGTAAGAACGAGAAGAAACGCCACGAGAGTAGCTACTACCAGTACCATATCTACGGCGAGAGCCAGTTCCTCCATAATAAGGACGTCTGCCAGCATAGCTACGCTGATACCTGCTGTAAGAGTTTCTACGTACAGGGTAAGTAGCCATGTTAAACATAGTAGACAAAAACATGTACTTTCCGTAGAAAGACCAGAAAGACTCACCACTACTGTTGGTCTTCCATTGTCCGTATTGCTTGTTACCTACATAGTTAGAATAACCAGGAGGTGCTGGAATCTTACTTACCACTTCTTTACCAGTAGTAGAATCTATACGTTTAGATGCAAGCTCCATTCCCATGTTATTGTAGTTTTTCGCAAAATCTTGCTTACTAACTTGTGTCCAGGGGGTAATGGTTTCTTTCTTTTTAGCTGGATCATCCAAGTTAGTAATCACCTTGTACTTGTTCAAACGACGTGAACCTTTTACGTCCATGTCATACAATATTACCGATAAAGGCAATTTGTCTTTAGGTGTTTGTCTAACGATGTCGTCTACTGGATACTTAATGTATTTTTCACTGCCACCACCACAGGAGGTTAGCATGAAGGTCATCATTAAGGCAAATAGATAAATAGAGTAGTTTTTCATAATTTTAAGGTAAAATAATGTTACTAAATTCACTTTCGTCTACCACCAAACCAACTGCCGCTTCAAACTCTTTTTCTCCCCATTGTTCAACAGAAAGCACATGTTTTTCAGCTTCGTCGTAATAACTCCAAGAAGTTACTTCTTCCCAATTACGTGTATCCACATCTCTAAAACGTGCGGTACCTTCTTCATCCCGGTAAAACGTAATTTCTTTTTCTTTGTAAGTGTAAGTAATTTCTTTGGGAGGAGTACCATTTCGGTGAATCTCTTCAGGAATATCAGCATCAATTGAACTTACTCTGATTTTTTCGGTGAGGGTACATTCCAGTTCTCCATCATCTTCTTCATAATGTAAGAACCTTTTTTCTTCTACTGTTGCCAGCAAAAATTCAAAAGTAAAGTACCTATCACCCCAATCATATTCATATTGAGCTTTGACTTCCCAGGTTTGGAGATCATAATCCAAAAAAGCACCCTTCCTTAAGTCTTTGACTTGGACATTGGTTGGATCATAAGTTAATTTTTCGTCAGGTTTTTCTTTTTTACTACCAAACAAGTTGCGTAACCATTTAAGCATTATAAGATGGTTTAAATTAGATTTTCTATACTAATATACAGCAAATAAAAAATTTTAGAGAAAATTTCAAAACTTAATCTTTATTTTATTTTTTTTTATAAAAATGCTTTCAGACGTAGTATTGCCAAAATAAATAGCAAAACTTTACGTAAAGTTTGGTGCCTTGTCAACGATAAAAGCCAACCCATTTGTTGTCTAATAAACAGTAAAAATGAAAGAAATTTTCAAGGAAAAACTTTTAAGTCTTCTATTACCCCATTGGCGCACTTTAATACCCTGGCAGGAAATTTTTCGAGTACCTCGTAGTCGTGTGTTGCCATGAGTATAGCAGTGCCACTGTTATTAATTCTTTGAAATAGTTTCAGAATCTCTTCCGACATATCAGGATCAAGGTTTCCGGTGGGTTCGTCAGCTAGTAGTACCATAGGTTCATTGATCAAAGCACGGGCAATCACTACCCGTTGTTGTTCACCTCCTGAGAGTTGATGGGGAAATTTTTTGTTGATTCCAGGCAAGTCTACTTGCTGCAAGAGGTCAGTGATGCGTTGTTGTATTTTCTGGGTATTTTTCCAGCCAGTAGCTCTCATTACAAAAGTCAGGTTATCAGCAATGTTACGGTCGGGGAGTAGTTGAAAATCCTGAAAAACAATGCCTAGTTTACGTCTGAGAAAGGGTACCTCTCTGTGAAGCAACTGGTTTACCTCAAAACCTGCCACATGTACTTGTCCTTTGCGTAGTGGTAAGTCAGCATACAACGTTTTCAATAAAGAGCTCTTTCCAGTGCCTGTTCTTCCTATAATGTATACAAACTCCCCTTTCTGTATGGTAAAGTTTAAGCCTGAAAGTACAAGGGATGCTTGTTGGTAAATGTTGGCATTGTTTACTTCAATGATGTTGTCAGGAGCTAAGAATGACATAAATTGTTTACGTTTGTTGTATCAAAAATAAAGTATTTTTGGAACAGGAGTAAATTATATGGTCTCGTTTTGCCTTTTGGTCTATAGGCAAAAGCAACTATTTTACTCCTTGTTAGTTAAGGTGAGTGTTATTTCTAAAAAACAAAAGCAACCTATAGAAAATCTACAGGCTGCTTTTATTATTTAGGATATTTTATGCAAAACTAAGCGTTTTGGGCAGTAGACTCTGCTTTTTTATGGTCTGACAAAAACTTGCTCAAGCCTATATCAGTCAATGGATGTTTTAATAGACCCAAAATTACATTTGAAGGGCAGGTTGCTACATCAGCGCCTAATTCAGCACACTTGATAAGGTGCATTGTATGGCGAACTGAAGCAGCCAATACTTGAGTGTTAAATTCATAAGTATTATAAATGTGTACAATCTGGTCTATCAATTGTAAACCATCAGTACTTACATCGTCTAAACGGCCAATAAAAGGAGATACATAAGTAGCGCCAGCTTTAGCGGCAAGCAATGCTTGCCCTGAAGAAAATACCAAAGTACAATTGGTTTTGATGCCTTGCTTAGAAAAATATTTCAGTGCACGCACTCCATCTTTAATCATAGGTATTTTTACCACAATACGAGGGTGAATAGCGGCCAGTTCTTCACCTTCTGCTACCATTCCTTCATAGTCAGTGGCTATTACTTCTGCGCTTACATCTCCATCTACAATGTCGCAAATTCTGGCGTAATGTGCCATTACATTGTGCTTTCCACTGATCCCCTCTTTTGCCATAAGCGAAGGGTTAGTAGTTACACCATCTAAAACACCTAAATCCTGTGCCTCCTGAATCTCTTTCAGGTTGGCAGTATCTATAAAAAACTTCATACAACGAAAACGGTCTTAATTTGGAAACCTTAAGTAGTTAATGGAAGCAAAATTAAGCAAAAGCCTGAATTAAGGAATGATTTATCCTGAAAGCTTTAAGTTTTTAATTAAAAAGAAGTGATGAATTGAAAAGAGGGTGATAGAAAAGGGAAAGTTAAAAGAGGAATAAAAAAGCAAGTGAGTCACGAGGCTACGACTTGATGCCCTTGCTGCTTTCCAACCCTGGGGGGTTACAAGGAGCCGTCGTACCCACATTGCACTGCAAAGGTAAAGCAAAATTTCAAATTTCAAAAATTTCAAATAAATATTTGATTATTAGCGACTTATTTTGGTCAATAAGCTATATTGTTGAATTTCAGCGTCTGTCATCCAGTGTATAGAAGACGCAGGTGCAGCATTAATTGTAAAGTAATAAAAGCTTTTGGCTTGTGTTTGACTAAAACCTACAGATACATAGTATTCAATGTATTTTCGGTGTTCAATATGCCCTTCAGGAAAGTCAGTGGCTTCTTGATCATTGCCTGCCCACGAATGTACTCCTATTTTAGTATTACTTCCTTTGCTTCTTTCTACTCCTGCCAGAAAAAAATCAGTACCTCCAGAGGCTACTAAACCTCCATCCACTATGTGAGTGTTTATCTTTTTTTTGTGAACCAATGCCGACAACTGCAAATTTACATCATCATCTGACGAACCGTCACAAGTTTTAATATGAATGATCGTAATATTGGGGTAAGCAGTGGTCAATGAAGTAAAGTTAGTAAGTGATTGACTGTTAACTTCTCCATTCATTTCTACACTTGTGTTGTTGTCTAATACTTTGAAAATGCCAAACTGTTTTTGTGAAGAGGGGGCATGCATTGTTTTACAGCCTGAAAGCATCAATACAATCAGTAGTAAAATTGAGGTATAATGCTTTATCATAGGTAGTGGGCAATCTATATACAAAAATGTGTGATGATGGATGGTTGTTTTGAGGAGAAAAAAAGGGAAAAGAAGAAAAAAGCATGACAGTATCGCACTGCTACAACCGGATGCCCTTGCTGTCTTCCGACCCTGGGGGAGTTACAAGGAGCTAGTCGCACTGCCACGCGCCACAAAAGTAGCAGTTATTATTTAATTGTCAAAATTTCGAATAAAAAAGCTATATTTTGTAACTTTACAGTATCAAAACTACAACTCAAGCAGAGTTTATGCGTTTTGATTTTAGGTTTTAAAAAAGAATTTCAAACACTATAATGAAAAAACAACTATTTATTCTTTTAGCACTTGCAGTAGTAGTAAGCGGAGTATTTGCTTTCACTACTGTAAATAAAGTTGATGGTCCTAAATTTAAATGGAGCAAGACTATACATGATTTTGGTAAAATAGAGCAAGGTAAACCTGTAAAAACAGCGTTTGAATTTACAAATAGCGGCAATGCTCCTATTATTATTACTAAAGTACAAACATCTTGTGGATGTACTGCCTCTGAATACCCCAAAACCCCTATCATGCCAGGGCAAACCAAAAAAATAAAAGTAGGTTATAATGCGGCAGCAATGGGTACTTTTAGTAAAACAATTACAGTAATGTCTAACTCAGAAAAACCCACTACTGTATTATTTATTAAGGGAGAAGTGGTTGCTAAGAAAAAATAAAGTACTGACTATCAGTATTGAATAAATATAGAAGCCTGTTTCTAACAAGAAACAGGCTTTTTTTTAGACCTGACTACGATATTGCTGCTTGGTTGGTGCGTGTAATTGGTTGTTGGTGTATACTTTTAAACCAATGTGCTATTTTTATAAGCCATATAGCCGATACAATGCAAATAGTGGCACAACCTATTAAAAATGGAACAAACAGTGGAGTTTGATATACTAAAAACAGTAAAATTGATGAAGTAATTAATAAGCGAGAAAACTCTATAGGTATTACCCAGTTTTTGCGTTCAAACAATCCCCCCGGGGTTAGTATGGCAAAGAGTGTTAGACCTACTCCAATGCCTTTGAGTGTCCAATCCATCTTATCTATTTGAGACATAAAATAAGCCGAACCTGCCAGGGTAAGAACATAATGAAATAGCACATACCAATTGACAATAGCAGGGGTTTGGGTGTTAAACTTTTGGTATTGATTGTGGTCTACTTCTGGGGCGTATTGCATGCCTCCCATGCTTTCGGGGCGCCAGCCAGGTTTGTAAAACAACACTTTAAGTTTGTTTATAAAACCCGGAGTTTCTTTGAGTTGTTTGCCAATGACTTGAAAATGGGTAAAGTTTACCAAAATAGGATTCCAGGTATTTACTGGCGTAGTGATGCCATAAATGGGCTGTTCTTCTTCTTCCTGAAAAGTGCCAAACATTCTATCCCAGATAATAAATGTACCTGCGTGGTTTTTATCTATATATTTTGGGTTACGTCCGTGGTGTACTCTGTGGTGGGAGGGAGTATTCATAAACCATTCTAAAAAGCCCATTTTTCCAATAGCCTCAGTATGAATCCAAAACT carries:
- the fsa gene encoding fructose-6-phosphate aldolase, encoding MKFFIDTANLKEIQEAQDLGVLDGVTTNPSLMAKEGISGKHNVMAHYARICDIVDGDVSAEVIATDYEGMVAEGEELAAIHPRIVVKIPMIKDGVRALKYFSKQGIKTNCTLVFSSGQALLAAKAGATYVSPFIGRLDDVSTDGLQLIDQIVHIYNTYEFNTQVLAASVRHTMHLIKCAELGADVATCPSNVILGLLKHPLTDIGLSKFLSDHKKAESTAQNA
- a CDS encoding DUF1573 domain-containing protein yields the protein MKKQLFILLALAVVVSGVFAFTTVNKVDGPKFKWSKTIHDFGKIEQGKPVKTAFEFTNSGNAPIIITKVQTSCGCTASEYPKTPIMPGQTKKIKVGYNAAAMGTFSKTITVMSNSEKPTTVLFIKGEVVAKKK
- a CDS encoding sterol desaturase family protein, with the protein product MNFDPVVIAIPMYFGLMGLELLVEQFQKTKRYRLNDAITNISCGVGQQAVKIFFQLITVAIYTLIYANLAFFKVENTVLNYIILFFAWDFCYYWAHRMNHEINLFWSGHQVHHQSEDYNLSVALRQSWFQIFFTSFFFWPLALLGFDPSAVVIVSGFNLLYQFWIHTEAIGKMGFLEWFMNTPSHHRVHHGRNPKYIDKNHAGTFIIWDRMFGTFQEEEEQPIYGITTPVNTWNPILVNFTHFQVIGKQLKETPGFINKLKVLFYKPGWRPESMGGMQYAPEVDHNQYQKFNTQTPAIVNWYVLFHYVLTLAGSAYFMSQIDKMDWTLKGIGVGLTLFAILTPGGLFERKNWVIPIEFSRLLITSSILLFLVYQTPLFVPFLIGCATICIVSAIWLIKIAHWFKSIHQQPITRTNQAAIS